In Acidobacteriota bacterium, a single window of DNA contains:
- a CDS encoding tetratricopeptide repeat protein, giving the protein MIERIWTRWADLVSAAEEVRWGPGTVAAMLAAVIAVRNLVEIVVARNPTFEALAAFVHYPLAYVGPFLALVLVLAAWARVPPARVARLMAMAWLLTLVPPLADLLLHHHREVPTIGYLAADPADIGWIIIHFFDPRVSFVGTTGGIRIETALAVLGGAFYVGLRSGRVWRAAAAAVTVYLTSLFFFLLPVLVLGVFRWAWPMTTQSDLLRGEGAIYRGATESAPDAAAVLWLVPVLAVLVVAWSRLERRGWAGGTGWTDPSRRVPRAGWTPGAFLALVALGGVFVAEKVLLPEQPTLTLPPYDILAPIGLALALLLGARLFHDLDQLTFFSRLAHGIGVMALALALGRSAGVGLAVALLMGLAEARLALRLPWRLPVSSLAGALSTAGAFASGWSLAMGPEALARLPMELLVASLVAGCSFGFLQATYPDCSGMPAFRSGLAACLLGSALAFSLAAVVLAGPALVTVALPLGLIAGGAWWWMAEDRHAWGRVIAGTLSGALFSFLLMGAASHAELRSTWREQVRKVARLERIKAERYQQRGQWNEARSVFKNALDLDPEDIGSLRGLGLGYIRENRIKRGTTFLERALRLSPDDPQQLVNLAAAYLEQDRAAEALKLLERALQHYPRDLLALQHRCSALAHLGRRDEAQTACRAFLDLAAGRPGYRPAVNDVRRQLRRLQHGQGGVTENPE; this is encoded by the coding sequence GTGATCGAGCGAATCTGGACGCGTTGGGCAGATCTGGTGAGCGCCGCCGAGGAGGTGCGTTGGGGACCGGGCACTGTAGCCGCGATGCTTGCCGCCGTGATCGCCGTGCGCAACCTGGTGGAGATCGTCGTCGCCCGGAATCCCACATTCGAAGCTCTGGCCGCCTTCGTCCATTACCCGCTGGCCTACGTGGGCCCCTTTCTCGCGCTGGTGCTCGTTCTTGCCGCCTGGGCCCGGGTACCGCCGGCCCGGGTCGCCCGACTGATGGCCATGGCCTGGCTCTTGACCCTCGTGCCCCCCCTGGCCGATCTCCTGCTTCACCACCACCGCGAGGTACCGACCATCGGCTACCTGGCTGCCGATCCCGCAGATATCGGGTGGATCATCATTCACTTCTTCGACCCCCGCGTTAGCTTCGTAGGGACCACGGGAGGCATTCGCATTGAAACGGCCCTTGCCGTGCTCGGTGGCGCTTTCTACGTGGGGCTGCGTTCTGGAAGAGTCTGGCGCGCGGCGGCTGCTGCCGTCACCGTCTACCTGACCTCTCTCTTCTTCTTCTTGCTCCCGGTGCTCGTCCTCGGCGTCTTCCGGTGGGCCTGGCCGATGACGACCCAGAGTGATCTCCTGCGCGGCGAGGGGGCCATCTACCGCGGTGCGACGGAGTCGGCTCCCGACGCGGCTGCGGTTCTCTGGCTCGTACCGGTGCTGGCTGTTCTGGTCGTCGCCTGGTCGCGGCTCGAACGGCGAGGGTGGGCCGGCGGGACCGGCTGGACCGATCCGTCCCGCCGCGTTCCGCGCGCCGGCTGGACGCCGGGTGCCTTCCTCGCCCTGGTGGCCCTGGGCGGCGTCTTCGTCGCCGAGAAGGTCCTGCTTCCCGAACAGCCGACCCTGACCCTTCCCCCTTACGACATCCTCGCCCCCATCGGGCTGGCTCTGGCCCTCTTGCTCGGCGCTCGCCTGTTTCACGATCTCGACCAGCTGACGTTCTTCAGCCGCCTGGCGCACGGGATCGGCGTGATGGCTCTGGCCCTGGCTCTCGGCCGCAGCGCAGGCGTCGGTCTGGCCGTGGCGCTGTTGATGGGACTTGCCGAGGCTCGCCTCGCTCTGCGGTTGCCATGGAGATTGCCGGTATCTTCCCTTGCCGGAGCTCTCTCCACTGCCGGCGCCTTCGCGTCGGGGTGGTCTCTGGCCATGGGGCCGGAAGCCCTGGCGCGTTTGCCGATGGAACTCCTCGTAGCGTCGCTCGTGGCGGGCTGCAGCTTCGGCTTCCTCCAGGCAACGTATCCCGATTGCAGCGGGATGCCCGCGTTCCGCTCAGGGCTGGCAGCTTGCCTGCTGGGTAGCGCCCTTGCTTTCTCCCTGGCTGCTGTGGTCCTCGCAGGGCCGGCTCTGGTGACCGTGGCCCTACCACTGGGCCTGATCGCGGGTGGTGCCTGGTGGTGGATGGCCGAGGATCGCCATGCCTGGGGCCGAGTCATCGCCGGAACGTTGAGCGGCGCACTGTTTTCCTTCCTCCTCATGGGTGCCGCTTCCCATGCCGAGTTGCGCAGCACTTGGCGCGAGCAGGTCCGTAAGGTCGCGCGGCTGGAGCGGATCAAGGCTGAGCGCTATCAGCAGAGGGGTCAATGGAACGAAGCTCGGTCGGTCTTCAAGAATGCTCTCGACCTGGATCCCGAGGATATCGGATCCCTTCGAGGACTCGGATTGGGCTACATCCGGGAGAACCGGATCAAGCGCGGAACGACCTTTCTCGAGCGTGCTCTCAGGCTGAGCCCTGACGATCCTCAGCAACTGGTCAATCTGGCCGCGGCCTATCTCGAGCAAGACCGTGCAGCCGAGGCGCTGAAGCTGCTCGAGCGGGCGCTCCAACACTATCCCAGAGATCTGCTGGCCCTGCAGCACCGATGTTCCGCCCTCGCCCATCTCGGGCGTCGAGACGAAGCCCAGACAGCCTGCCGTGCTTTTCTCGATCTCGCCGCGGGTCGACCCGGCTA